A window of the Patescibacteria group bacterium genome harbors these coding sequences:
- a CDS encoding permease-like cell division protein FtsX — translation MFISLFRLTKLTLQNFFRNIWLSIVTLTIVILALISINILITLNVLTNTAVETIKDKIDISLYFKPEVSGDQVYTVKAKIETFDKVANVDYISPDQALVEFRARHEDNPLLMASLDELDGNPLGATLVIKAKNLEDYASILAKIQGPEFGEYANFIQETNFNDYELVIGKLNKFSKKVQTVGIVVIGIFLLITILIIFNTIRIAIYTHQEEISIMRLVGATSWFIRGPFLMESALYGLFAWGITMTIIFPFLNFARPHLMIFLGTQASEGFDIVVYFQENFLSIFGFQLVLIVLLSMISSNIAIRRYLRV, via the coding sequence ATGTTTATATCTTTATTCCGTCTTACCAAACTCACTCTTCAGAACTTTTTCAGAAACATTTGGCTTTCAATCGTTACTTTGACTATTGTGATATTGGCTTTAATTTCTATAAACATTTTGATTACCCTGAATGTTCTAACCAATACTGCCGTTGAGACCATAAAAGACAAGATAGACATTAGTCTTTATTTTAAACCCGAAGTCAGCGGGGACCAAGTTTACACGGTCAAAGCCAAGATTGAAACCTTTGATAAAGTAGCCAATGTTGACTATATCTCACCAGACCAGGCTTTAGTTGAATTTAGGGCGCGGCATGAGGATAATCCCTTGTTAATGGCCTCTCTTGACGAACTGGACGGTAACCCATTGGGCGCGACCCTTGTTATAAAAGCTAAAAATTTAGAGGACTACGCCTCAATTTTAGCTAAAATTCAGGGTCCCGAGTTTGGGGAGTATGCTAATTTTATTCAAGAAACGAATTTTAATGATTACGAACTGGTTATTGGGAAACTCAATAAATTTTCCAAAAAAGTTCAGACAGTGGGGATAGTGGTGATTGGAATTTTTTTATTGATTACTATTCTAATTATTTTTAACACCATCAGGATAGCGATTTATACTCACCAGGAGGAGATTTCTATCATGCGTTTGGTTGGGGCCACTTCCTGGTTTATTCGAGGTCCGTTTTTGATGGAAAGCGCGCTTTACGGTTTATTTGCTTGGGGCATTACCATGACGATTATTTTCCCGTTTTTAAATTTTGCGAGGCCGCATCTAATGATTTTTTTAGGCACTCAAGCTTCCGAAGGATTTGATATCGTGGTTTATTTTCAAGAAAATTTTCTTTCAATCTTTGGTTTCCAATTAGTTTTGATTGTTTTACTTTCAATGATTTCTTCTAATATTGCAATAAGGCGATACTTAAGGGTTTGA
- the ftsE gene encoding cell division ATP-binding protein FtsE has protein sequence MIKFRNISKVYPPDIYAVKDVSFHIKPKEMVSLVGRSGAGKSTLVKMLIAEEKPTKGRVIVGGWDITDIKQNEVPVLRRQIGVVFQDFKLLKKKTVFENIVFALHVCGAPPARIKTIVPKVLRIVGLEDKQQRFPEELSGGEQQRVVIARSLCHRPKILIADEPTGNLDSINTRDIINLLKKINEFGTTVVLVTHNREVVNYLKKRVITMDEGKIVSDRERGKYMI, from the coding sequence ATGATTAAATTTAGAAATATTTCAAAGGTCTATCCGCCAGATATCTATGCGGTTAAAGATGTCAGTTTTCATATTAAACCCAAAGAAATGGTTTCCCTTGTTGGAAGATCTGGCGCTGGTAAGTCAACCTTAGTTAAGATGTTAATCGCTGAAGAAAAGCCAACCAAGGGCAGGGTAATTGTAGGCGGTTGGGATATTACTGATATTAAACAAAACGAAGTACCAGTTTTACGGCGTCAAATTGGGGTAGTGTTTCAGGATTTTAAATTATTAAAAAAGAAAACCGTGTTTGAAAATATAGTTTTTGCTTTGCATGTTTGCGGAGCGCCGCCTGCTCGTATTAAAACTATTGTGCCAAAAGTATTAAGAATCGTTGGGCTGGAAGATAAACAGCAACGTTTTCCAGAAGAACTTTCGGGCGGGGAACAGCAGCGGGTTGTCATTGCCCGTTCTTTGTGTCATCGGCCAAAAATTTTGATTGCTGATGAACCAACCGGAAATTTGGATTCCATCAATACCCGTGATATTATTAATTTACTGAAAAAAATTAATGAATTTGGGACCACGGTTGTTTTAGTCACCCATAATCGCGAGGTGGTAAATTATCTTAAAAAGCGCGTGATTACTATGGATGAAGGGAAGATTGTGAGTGATCGGGAGCGGGGAAAGTATATGATATAA
- a CDS encoding septum formation initiator family protein: MRGTPGSTLKTILASKLFLFASLIFLILASLTLVRVVTRKMEVNREIAELENKINELEGRNIELTYLIDYLHTDTFEEESARLQLGLKKPGEEVVIISSPAATSLEMIQIQESMNDTSEPEVEEPYNPIKWWRYFFGTEAR, from the coding sequence ATGAGAGGTACCCCAGGTTCAACCCTTAAAACAATTTTAGCGTCAAAACTTTTTTTATTTGCCAGTCTGATTTTTTTAATTTTGGCTTCTTTGACATTAGTGAGAGTGGTGACCAGAAAGATGGAAGTCAATCGAGAGATTGCCGAGCTGGAAAATAAAATAAATGAACTGGAGGGGCGCAATATAGAATTAACCTATTTGATTGATTATTTGCATACAGATACTTTTGAAGAAGAGAGCGCCAGGTTGCAGCTGGGCCTTAAAAAACCAGGGGAGGAAGTGGTGATAATATCCTCACCAGCAGCCACTTCTCTTGAAATGATTCAGATACAAGAATCCATGAATGATACTAGTGAGCCGGAAGTTGAAGAGCCGTATAACCCAATTAAATGGTGGCGATATTTTTTTGGGACTGAAGCAAGGTAA
- a CDS encoding glycosyltransferase family 2 protein — translation MSLKGAGVFVVMIPEHLKKFNPKERRQYRLLEIIPGSLVWLTFTLAIALSFIKPLWVIYFIIIFDLYWLFRVSYFVFYVILAWRKYKQAIKVDWFTKVKTISGWERIYHLALLPTCGESIEVLRTTFKSIQNNAYPLDKFIIVLAGEERKKAIFQDNVKILKKEFEGVFYKILFTLHPDNVAGEIKGKGANAHYAGHKSKEFIDELEIPYEDIIVSYFDCDTCAHPEYFSCVAYKYLTHPDALRTCYQPIVNYNNNIWDAPAAMRVTAFGTIFWLMTELLKPERMFTFSSHSMGYKPLVGVGFWQKDIVTDDSRIFLQGLMHYDGDFAVTPIYVPVSMDTVLAKSYWRSFVNLYKQQRRWAWGVEHFPYMLWHFLKNKKISFWKKFKYGWNLGEGMYSWATAPILIFVLGRLPLALAPETVQKTVVAQNAPLVLEWLMTFAMIGLLVAAILSVLILPPRPKTQSKYKILVMILQWIFLPVTLILFGCIPACEAQTRLMIGKYLGFWVTEKARK, via the coding sequence ATGTCCTTAAAAGGTGCAGGTGTATTTGTAGTTATGATCCCCGAACATCTCAAAAAATTCAACCCAAAAGAGCGTCGACAGTATCGTCTGTTAGAGATTATCCCTGGCAGTCTGGTTTGGTTAACTTTTACCCTGGCAATCGCGCTCTCATTTATAAAACCCTTATGGGTTATTTATTTTATTATCATTTTTGATTTATACTGGCTCTTTCGGGTCAGTTATTTTGTTTTTTATGTAATTCTGGCTTGGAGAAAATACAAACAGGCGATTAAGGTTGATTGGTTTACTAAAGTCAAAACCATTTCTGGCTGGGAACGGATTTATCATTTGGCGCTTTTACCAACTTGTGGCGAGTCAATTGAAGTTTTACGCACCACATTCAAAAGTATTCAAAATAACGCCTATCCTTTAGACAAATTCATTATTGTTTTAGCTGGTGAAGAGCGAAAAAAAGCGATTTTTCAAGACAATGTTAAGATTTTAAAAAAAGAATTTGAAGGAGTTTTTTATAAAATTCTATTCACCCTACATCCTGATAATGTTGCTGGTGAGATAAAAGGCAAGGGCGCTAATGCTCATTACGCAGGTCATAAAAGTAAAGAATTTATTGATGAACTGGAGATCCCTTATGAAGATATAATTGTTTCTTACTTTGACTGCGACACTTGCGCTCATCCAGAGTATTTTTCCTGCGTGGCTTATAAATATCTAACTCATCCCGATGCTTTGCGAACTTGCTATCAGCCGATTGTTAATTATAATAATAATATCTGGGATGCGCCGGCCGCGATGCGGGTTACTGCTTTTGGTACGATCTTTTGGTTAATGACCGAGTTGCTTAAACCAGAGCGGATGTTCACTTTCTCGTCTCATAGTATGGGTTATAAACCTTTAGTCGGGGTTGGTTTTTGGCAAAAAGATATTGTAACTGATGACTCCAGAATTTTTTTGCAAGGACTCATGCATTATGACGGAGATTTTGCAGTGACGCCGATTTACGTGCCGGTTTCTATGGACACAGTTTTAGCTAAAAGTTATTGGCGAAGCTTTGTTAATTTATATAAGCAACAACGGCGTTGGGCTTGGGGAGTAGAGCATTTTCCCTATATGCTTTGGCATTTTTTAAAAAATAAAAAAATTTCTTTTTGGAAAAAATTTAAGTACGGTTGGAATTTAGGGGAAGGCATGTATTCCTGGGCTACGGCGCCGATTTTAATTTTTGTTCTTGGGCGCCTGCCTTTAGCGCTTGCTCCAGAAACAGTTCAAAAAACCGTGGTGGCGCAGAATGCGCCTTTGGTTTTAGAGTGGCTTATGACTTTTGCGATGATTGGCCTTTTAGTAGCAGCAATTTTGAGCGTGTTAATTTTACCGCCGCGGCCAAAAACCCAGTCAAAATATAAAATTTTGGTGATGATTTTGCAATGGATTTTTTTGCCAGTGACCTTGATTTTGTTTGGCTGCATTCCTGCGTGCGAAGCTCAAACCCGGTTGATGATAGGTAAGTATCTGGGGTTTTGGGTGACCGAGAAGGCGCGGAAATGA